TGAGCTCTTCGAGTGTTATGGCCATCGGATTTGCGTCGGACGTTTAGGATGCTCGCCGAGAGCGGGCGGGTCGAACTCTTTTTTAAGCTAAAGCCCATGGGTGGGTCTTGGGGCTGCTACGAGCTATAACAAAAAATCCCGCACCTGATGCAGGTGCGGGATTTTTGAAAATGCTGTGTGTGCGTCTTAAGCGACAGCTTCTTCGACTACATTGATGGTGCGGTGAAGCTTGTCAAAAGCAACACGACCGTCTTTGAGGGCGAAGAGGGTGTGATCGCGGCCCATTCCGACATTTGCGCCGGGGTGGAAGCGTGTGCCACGCTGGCGGATGATGATGTTGCCCGCAACGACGACTTCGCCGCCGAATTTTTTAACGCCGAGGCGCTTTGCGTTGCTGTCGCGACCGTTACGTGAAGTTCCTTGTCCTTTTT
The nucleotide sequence above comes from Coraliomargarita algicola. Encoded proteins:
- the rpmA gene encoding 50S ribosomal protein L27, whose product is MSHKKGQGTSRNGRDSNAKRLGVKKFGGEVVVAGNIIIRQRGTRFHPGANVGMGRDHTLFALKDGRVAFDKLHRTINVVEEAVA